Proteins from a genomic interval of Mycolicibacterium grossiae:
- the glnA gene encoding type I glutamate--ammonia ligase, producing the protein MAEKTADDIIKLITDENVEYVDIRFCDLPGVVQHFSIPAAAFDESVFEDGLAFDGSSVRGFQSIHESDMMLLPDPETARIDPFRNAKTLNLSFFVHDPFTREAYSRDPRNVARKAENYLASTGIADTAYFGAEAEFYIFDSVSFDSKMNGTFYEVDSESGWWNSGEPFEADGSPNRGYKVRPKGGYFPVAPYDHYVDLRDEMSTNLQNAGFILERGHHEVGTAGQAEINYKFNTLLHAADDVQLFKYIIKNTAWANGKTVTFMPKPLFGDNGSGMHAHQSLWKDGKPLFHDEAGYAGLSDLARHYIGGILHHAPSLLAFTNPTVNSYKRLVPGYEAPINLVYSQRNRSACVRIPITGNNPKAKRLEFRCPDSSGNPYLAFAAMLMAGIDGIKKKIEPLTPVDKDLYELPPDEAAAIPQAPTSLSAVIDKLEEDHEYLTEGGVFTEDLIETWISYKRENEIMPVQIRPHPYEFSLYYDV; encoded by the coding sequence GTGGCAGAAAAGACCGCCGATGACATCATCAAGCTGATCACGGACGAGAACGTCGAGTACGTCGACATTCGGTTCTGCGACCTGCCCGGTGTCGTCCAGCACTTCTCGATCCCGGCTGCGGCCTTCGACGAGAGCGTCTTCGAGGACGGGCTCGCGTTCGACGGCTCCTCGGTCCGCGGCTTCCAGAGCATCCACGAGTCGGACATGATGCTGCTGCCGGATCCCGAGACCGCGCGGATCGACCCGTTCCGCAATGCGAAGACGCTGAACCTCAGCTTCTTCGTGCACGACCCGTTCACCCGCGAGGCGTACTCGCGCGACCCGCGCAACGTCGCCCGCAAGGCGGAGAACTACCTCGCCTCCACCGGCATCGCCGACACCGCCTACTTCGGCGCCGAGGCCGAGTTCTACATCTTCGACTCGGTCAGCTTCGACTCGAAGATGAACGGCACCTTCTACGAGGTCGACTCCGAGTCGGGCTGGTGGAACTCCGGTGAGCCGTTCGAGGCCGACGGCAGCCCCAACCGCGGCTACAAGGTGCGCCCCAAGGGCGGCTACTTCCCGGTCGCCCCGTACGACCACTACGTCGACCTGCGCGACGAGATGTCGACCAATCTGCAGAACGCCGGGTTCATCCTGGAGCGCGGTCACCACGAGGTGGGCACCGCCGGCCAGGCCGAGATCAACTACAAGTTCAACACGCTGCTGCACGCAGCCGATGACGTGCAGTTGTTCAAGTACATCATCAAGAACACCGCCTGGGCGAACGGCAAGACCGTCACCTTCATGCCCAAGCCGCTGTTCGGTGACAACGGCTCCGGCATGCACGCCCACCAGTCGCTGTGGAAGGACGGCAAGCCGCTGTTCCACGACGAGGCCGGGTACGCCGGGCTGTCGGACCTCGCCCGCCACTACATCGGCGGCATCCTGCATCACGCGCCGTCGCTGCTGGCGTTCACCAACCCGACGGTGAACTCCTACAAGCGCCTGGTGCCGGGCTACGAGGCCCCGATCAACCTGGTCTACAGCCAGCGCAACCGCTCCGCCTGCGTCCGCATCCCGATCACCGGCAACAACCCGAAGGCCAAGCGCCTCGAGTTCCGTTGCCCGGACAGCTCGGGCAACCCGTACCTGGCGTTCGCGGCCATGCTCATGGCCGGCATCGACGGCATCAAGAAGAAGATCGAGCCGCTGACCCCGGTCGACAAGGACCTCTACGAGCTGCCGCCGGACGAGGCCGCCGCGATCCCGCAGGCGCCCACCTCGCTGTCGGCCGTCATCGACAAGCTCGAAGAGGACCACGAATACCTCACCGAGGGTGGCGTCTTCACCGAGGACCTCATCGAGACGTGGATCTCCTACAAGCGCGAGAACGAGATCATGCCCGTGCAGATCCGTCCGCACCCGTACGAGTTCTCGCTCTACTACGACGTGTGA
- a CDS encoding DoxX family protein, with product MNRLESRLAAVTPAMLSVFRIVFGLLFTVHATQKLFAWPVAGPSGGAVPVGTWPYWWAGVIELVVGLLLLVGLVTRLAAFVGAGEMAFAYFTQHQPSALWPIENGGELAVLYCFGFLLLVFAGGGAYAVDAMRSSTTRRR from the coding sequence ATGAACCGACTGGAGTCCCGGCTCGCCGCCGTCACGCCCGCCATGTTGAGCGTGTTCCGCATCGTCTTCGGCCTGCTCTTCACCGTGCACGCCACCCAGAAGCTGTTCGCGTGGCCGGTCGCCGGTCCCAGCGGCGGCGCGGTGCCGGTGGGCACGTGGCCGTACTGGTGGGCCGGCGTCATCGAGCTGGTCGTCGGCCTGCTGCTGCTGGTCGGCCTGGTGACCCGGCTGGCCGCGTTCGTCGGTGCCGGCGAGATGGCGTTCGCCTACTTCACCCAGCACCAGCCGTCCGCGCTGTGGCCCATCGAGAACGGCGGCGAGCTGGCCGTCCTGTATTGCTTCGGCTTCCTGCTACTGGTGTTCGCCGGTGGCGGCGCCTACGCGGTGGACGCCATGCGATCGTCGACCACCCGCCGACGGTAG
- a CDS encoding DoxX family protein → MTPSVEARLNAVAPAVLSLFRIVLGLLFTVHGAAKLFAWPVDMGSGPIPAGTWPAWWAGLIEVVAGLLIMTGLFTRIAAFIASGTMAVAYFWQHQPDGLHPLQNGGESAVLFCFGFFLLVFTGGGAWALDALLRRRRSTV, encoded by the coding sequence ATGACGCCATCCGTCGAGGCACGGCTCAACGCCGTCGCGCCCGCCGTGCTGAGCCTGTTCCGCATCGTCCTGGGTCTGCTGTTCACCGTGCACGGCGCCGCAAAGCTGTTCGCCTGGCCGGTCGACATGGGCAGCGGTCCCATCCCCGCCGGCACGTGGCCGGCATGGTGGGCCGGCCTCATCGAAGTGGTCGCCGGGCTGCTGATCATGACCGGCCTGTTCACCCGCATCGCCGCATTCATCGCGTCGGGCACCATGGCGGTCGCCTACTTCTGGCAGCACCAGCCCGACGGGCTGCATCCGCTGCAGAACGGCGGCGAGTCCGCGGTCCTGTTCTGCTTCGGCTTCTTCCTGCTGGTGTTCACCGGCGGCGGCGCCTGGGCGCTCGACGCACTGCTGCGTCGGCGCCGTAGCACCGTTTAG
- a CDS encoding TIGR03619 family F420-dependent LLM class oxidoreductase: MRFYVSTAFLDVAEVVDVARAADELGYDGMGIPDHVVNLETLATPYPYTKDGSRRWEPFTHWPDPWVMIGAIALATRRLRFVTTVYLPAMRDPYSAAKAIGTAACLAGGRLELGIGVGWCAEEFALLGQRFDRRGRRTDEMLELMRALWEPGWTEFDGEFYRTPRLEMEPTPPRIPVYVGGLSDVALRRAARNDGWIGDLISTDRAVEAVATLRALRAERGATMDDFTVLTPLTDAFTPEHYARAEAAGITGVITMPWMFYSGPDATLAQKIDGMQRFRADLALDA; this comes from the coding sequence GTGAGGTTCTACGTCAGCACCGCCTTCCTCGACGTCGCCGAGGTGGTCGACGTCGCCCGTGCCGCCGACGAACTCGGCTACGACGGGATGGGCATCCCGGACCACGTCGTCAACCTCGAGACGCTGGCGACGCCGTACCCCTACACCAAGGACGGCTCTCGGCGGTGGGAGCCGTTCACCCACTGGCCGGACCCGTGGGTGATGATCGGCGCGATCGCGCTGGCGACCCGGCGGCTGCGCTTCGTCACCACCGTGTACCTGCCCGCCATGCGCGACCCGTACTCGGCGGCCAAGGCGATCGGCACTGCGGCGTGCCTCGCCGGTGGGCGCCTGGAACTCGGCATCGGCGTCGGCTGGTGCGCCGAGGAATTCGCGCTCCTCGGGCAGCGCTTCGACCGCCGCGGCAGGCGCACCGACGAGATGCTCGAGCTAATGCGCGCCCTCTGGGAGCCGGGCTGGACGGAGTTCGACGGCGAGTTCTACCGCACGCCGCGGCTGGAGATGGAGCCCACGCCGCCGCGCATCCCGGTCTACGTCGGCGGGCTGTCGGACGTCGCGCTGCGCCGGGCGGCGCGCAACGACGGGTGGATCGGCGACCTCATCTCGACCGACCGCGCGGTCGAGGCCGTCGCGACGTTGCGCGCGCTGCGCGCCGAACGCGGCGCGACGATGGACGACTTCACCGTGCTGACCCCGCTGACCGATGCCTTCACTCCCGAGCACTACGCGCGCGCCGAGGCGGCGGGCATCACCGGCGTCATCACCATGCCGTGGATGTTCTACAGCGGTCCCGACGCCACACTGGCGCAGAAGATCGACGGCATGCAGCGCTTCCGCGCCGACCTGGCGCTCGACGCCTAA
- a CDS encoding PaaI family thioesterase translates to MAEQTEFPFDVIADDEYTRLRALYEPLTESMRRLIDVGLRTGVDAAEIETARAAIDAAAEVLGGVRHDTTSTLRHADTGRPLAWANPAVGLRNPIAPPMHITHEPGGGCWAEFTLGAAYEGPPGLVHGGICALMLDHILGEVASDGLTKSLFTGTITLRYLRGTPLGRVRAEAHVDRTEGIKTYARGHLADAAGRTVEAEGVFIMPAWARPGGRASA, encoded by the coding sequence ATGGCCGAGCAGACCGAGTTCCCGTTCGACGTCATCGCCGACGACGAGTACACCCGGCTGCGTGCGCTGTACGAGCCGCTCACCGAGTCGATGCGCCGGCTGATCGACGTCGGCCTGCGCACCGGCGTCGACGCGGCGGAGATCGAGACCGCGCGCGCCGCCATCGACGCGGCCGCCGAGGTGCTGGGCGGAGTACGTCACGACACCACCTCCACGCTGCGGCACGCTGACACCGGCCGCCCGCTCGCCTGGGCGAATCCCGCGGTGGGACTGCGCAATCCGATCGCCCCGCCGATGCACATCACCCACGAACCGGGCGGTGGCTGCTGGGCCGAGTTCACCCTCGGTGCCGCCTACGAGGGACCGCCCGGGCTGGTGCACGGCGGGATCTGCGCGCTGATGCTCGACCACATCCTCGGCGAGGTGGCCAGCGACGGGCTGACCAAGTCGCTGTTCACCGGCACCATCACGCTGCGCTACCTGCGGGGCACGCCGCTCGGGCGGGTGCGCGCCGAGGCACACGTCGACCGCACCGAGGGCATCAAGACCTACGCCCGCGGCCACCTCGCCGACGCCGCGGGGCGCACCGTCGAGGCCGAGGGCGTGTTCATCATGCCGGCGTGGGCCCGGCCCGGCGGCCGGGCCAGCGCGTGA
- a CDS encoding bifunctional [glutamine synthetase] adenylyltransferase/[glutamine synthetase]-adenylyl-L-tyrosine phosphorylase codes for MPKPATQRPTLPSVGRLGLVAPTARDDLDRLGWNTDAHVELLWSLSRAPDADEALRAMVRLSEALGSGWAELNRALIADKPLRGRLFAVLGSSLALGDHLVAQPASWHLLAGTVRLPEARQIRREFVAVAESASATTAMTSLRSMYRDRLLVLAALDLAPTVENEPVLPFATVGSHLADLADAALEAARVVATRTVCGDEKEPPALAVIAMGKCGARELNYVSDVDVIFVAEDASESTMALNTRIAGEMMRFAGDAFFEVDAALRPEGKRGQLVRTLSSHVAYYERWAKTWEFQALLKARFAVGDADLGERYLAALVPMVWTACEREDFVPDVQAMRRRVEELVPAGVRSREIKLGTGGLRDVEFAVQLLQLVHGRTDDSLHVSSTVDALAALAAGGYVGRDDAANLTASYEFLRLLEHRLQLQRLKRTHMLPEPDDDEALRWLARAAHMRPDGQHDALGVLREELKRQSLRVSRLHAKLFYQPLLESVGRPAVDFGEGMTAKAAERQLAALGYEGPQSALTHLAALTGGGTRRSRVQQVLLPTLLDWLSDTPDPDAGLLAYRRISEEMADQRWYLAALRDEGAVAKRLMRVLGTSAYVPELLMRAPEVIQQYADGPRGAKLLDVEPDTVCRALVASAGRHSDPVRAIAAARTLRRRELARIASADLLGLLSVTDVCTALTSVWVAVLQAALDVVVRANTPAAGPPATIAVIGMGRLGGGELGYGSDADVLFVCEPLGDTDESVAVKWSVSIAEQVRARLGTPSADPPLEVDANLRPEGRNGPLVRTLASYAAYYAQWAQPWEVQALLRAHCVAGDADLGHRFLLMIDDIRYPPNGVSAEAVQEIRRIKARVDAERLPRGADPNTHTKLGRGGLADIEWTVQLLALRHAHRIPALHNTSTLQSLDAIGAAELVAEGDVDLLRQAWLTATRARNALVLVRGKPTDQLPGPGRQLNAVAVAAGWANGDGGEFLDNYLRVTRRAKTVVRKIFGE; via the coding sequence GTGCCAAAACCCGCGACGCAGCGGCCCACGCTGCCCAGTGTCGGCAGGCTGGGACTCGTCGCACCCACCGCCCGTGACGACCTCGACCGGCTGGGCTGGAACACCGACGCGCACGTCGAGCTGCTGTGGTCGCTCTCGCGCGCGCCCGACGCCGACGAGGCGCTGCGGGCGATGGTGCGGCTGTCCGAGGCGCTGGGGTCCGGCTGGGCCGAGCTCAACCGCGCGCTGATCGCGGACAAGCCGCTGCGCGGCCGCCTGTTCGCCGTCCTGGGCTCGTCGCTCGCACTCGGCGACCACCTGGTCGCGCAGCCGGCGTCGTGGCACCTGCTGGCCGGCACCGTGCGGCTCCCCGAGGCGCGCCAGATCCGTCGCGAGTTCGTGGCCGTCGCCGAAAGTGCCTCGGCAACAACGGCCATGACGTCGCTGCGGTCGATGTACCGCGACCGGCTGCTGGTGCTCGCGGCGCTCGACCTGGCGCCCACGGTGGAGAACGAACCGGTGCTGCCCTTCGCCACCGTCGGCAGTCACCTCGCCGACCTGGCCGACGCGGCTCTCGAGGCCGCGCGCGTGGTGGCGACCCGCACGGTGTGCGGCGACGAGAAGGAACCGCCCGCGCTGGCCGTCATCGCCATGGGCAAGTGCGGTGCGCGGGAACTGAACTACGTCAGCGACGTCGACGTCATCTTCGTCGCCGAGGACGCCTCGGAGTCGACGATGGCGCTCAACACCCGCATCGCGGGGGAGATGATGCGATTCGCCGGCGATGCCTTCTTCGAGGTGGACGCCGCGCTGCGCCCCGAGGGCAAGCGCGGGCAGCTGGTCCGCACGCTGTCCTCGCACGTCGCCTACTACGAGCGGTGGGCCAAGACGTGGGAATTCCAGGCGCTGCTCAAGGCGCGGTTCGCCGTCGGCGACGCCGACCTCGGTGAGCGCTACCTCGCCGCCCTCGTGCCCATGGTCTGGACGGCGTGCGAGCGCGAGGACTTCGTGCCCGACGTGCAGGCCATGCGCCGCCGGGTCGAGGAACTGGTGCCCGCGGGCGTCCGCTCGCGAGAGATCAAACTCGGTACCGGCGGCCTGCGCGACGTCGAATTCGCGGTCCAGCTCCTGCAATTGGTGCACGGCCGCACCGACGACTCGCTGCACGTGTCCTCGACGGTCGACGCGCTGGCCGCGCTCGCCGCCGGCGGCTATGTCGGGCGCGACGACGCCGCGAACCTCACCGCGTCCTACGAGTTCCTCCGGCTGCTCGAACACCGGCTGCAGCTGCAGCGGCTCAAGCGCACCCACATGCTGCCCGAGCCGGACGACGACGAGGCGCTGCGCTGGCTGGCGCGCGCCGCGCACATGCGTCCGGACGGTCAGCACGACGCGCTCGGGGTGCTGCGCGAGGAACTCAAGCGGCAGAGCCTGCGGGTGTCGCGGTTGCACGCCAAGCTCTTCTACCAGCCGCTGCTGGAATCGGTCGGGCGTCCGGCGGTCGACTTCGGCGAGGGCATGACGGCCAAGGCCGCCGAACGTCAGCTCGCCGCATTGGGTTACGAGGGCCCGCAGAGCGCGCTGACCCACCTCGCCGCGCTGACGGGTGGCGGCACCCGGCGCAGCCGCGTGCAGCAGGTGCTGCTGCCCACCCTGCTCGACTGGCTCTCGGACACACCGGATCCCGACGCGGGGCTGCTGGCCTACCGCCGGATCAGCGAGGAGATGGCCGACCAGCGGTGGTATCTGGCGGCGCTGCGCGATGAGGGTGCGGTGGCCAAGCGGCTGATGCGGGTGCTCGGGACCAGCGCGTACGTGCCCGAACTGCTGATGCGCGCGCCCGAGGTGATCCAGCAGTACGCCGACGGACCGCGGGGCGCCAAGCTGCTCGACGTCGAACCCGACACCGTGTGCCGCGCGCTCGTCGCCTCGGCCGGACGGCATTCCGACCCGGTGCGGGCGATCGCGGCCGCGCGCACACTGCGTCGTCGCGAACTCGCGCGCATCGCGTCGGCGGACCTGCTGGGCCTGCTCTCGGTGACCGACGTGTGCACGGCGCTGACGTCGGTGTGGGTGGCGGTGCTGCAGGCGGCGCTCGACGTGGTGGTCCGCGCCAACACCCCCGCCGCCGGCCCGCCCGCGACGATCGCGGTGATCGGCATGGGCCGCCTGGGCGGCGGCGAGCTGGGTTACGGCTCGGACGCCGACGTCCTGTTCGTGTGCGAACCGCTCGGGGACACTGACGAATCCGTCGCGGTGAAGTGGTCGGTGAGCATCGCCGAACAGGTGCGCGCCCGGCTCGGCACGCCCAGCGCGGACCCGCCGCTGGAGGTCGATGCCAACCTGCGGCCGGAGGGTCGCAACGGGCCGCTGGTCCGCACGCTGGCGTCCTATGCCGCCTACTACGCGCAGTGGGCGCAACCGTGGGAGGTGCAGGCGCTGCTGCGCGCGCACTGCGTGGCCGGCGACGCCGACCTGGGGCACCGGTTCCTGCTGATGATCGACGACATCCGCTATCCGCCGAACGGCGTGTCGGCCGAGGCGGTGCAGGAGATCCGCCGCATCAAGGCCCGCGTCGACGCCGAGCGTCTGCCGCGCGGCGCCGACCCCAACACCCACACCAAGCTGGGTCGCGGCGGTCTGGCCGACATCGAGTGGACCGTCCAGCTGCTGGCGCTGCGGCACGCCCATCGCATTCCCGCGCTGCACAACACCTCGACGCTGCAATCGCTCGATGCGATCGGCGCCGCGGAGCTGGTCGCCGAGGGCGACGTCGACCTGCTGCGCCAGGCATGGCTGACCGCGACCCGCGCGCGCAACGCGCTGGTGTTGGTGCGCGGCAAGCCCACCGACCAGCTGCCCGGACCGGGCCGCCAGCTCAACGCCGTCGCCGTGGCTGCGGGCTGGGCCAACGGCGACGGCGGCGAATTCCTGGACAACTACCTGCGCGTGACGCGCCGCGCGAAGACCGTGGTGCGCAAGATCTTCGGAGAATAG
- the glnA gene encoding type I glutamate--ammonia ligase, translated as MDRQKEFVLRTLEERDIRFVRLWFTDVLGYLKSVAIAPAELEGAFEEGIGFDGSSIEGFARVSEADMVARPDPSTFQVLPWTTSAGKHHSARMFCDITMPDGSPSWADSRHVLRRQLAKASDLGFSCYVHPEIEFFLLEPGKDDGTPPVPADNGGYFDQAVHDAAPNFRRHAIDALEQMGISVEFSHHEGAPGQQEIDLRYADALSMADNVMTFRYVVKEVALGEGVRASFMPKPFAEYPGSAMHTHMSLFEGESNAFHSSDDPLQLSDVGKAFIAGILEHASEISAVTNQWVNSYKRLVHGGEAPTAASWGAANRSALVRVPMYTPRKASSRRIEVRSPDSACNPYLAFAVLLAAGLRGVEKNYQLAPEAEDNVWTLTPEERRAMGYKELPGSLGVALSEMENSELVAEALGEHVFDFFLRNKRTEWENYRSHVTPFELKAYLSL; from the coding sequence ATGGACCGGCAGAAGGAATTCGTGCTGCGCACGCTGGAGGAACGCGACATCCGCTTCGTCCGGCTGTGGTTCACCGACGTGCTCGGCTACCTGAAGTCGGTCGCGATCGCGCCGGCCGAACTCGAAGGCGCCTTCGAGGAGGGCATCGGCTTCGACGGCTCGTCCATCGAGGGCTTCGCCCGGGTGTCCGAGGCCGACATGGTCGCGCGTCCGGATCCCTCGACGTTCCAGGTGCTTCCGTGGACGACGTCGGCGGGCAAGCACCACTCCGCACGGATGTTCTGCGACATCACCATGCCCGACGGTTCGCCGTCGTGGGCCGATTCGCGGCACGTGCTGCGCCGGCAGCTCGCCAAGGCCAGCGATCTCGGCTTCTCCTGCTACGTGCACCCCGAGATCGAGTTCTTCCTCCTCGAGCCCGGCAAGGACGACGGCACGCCGCCGGTGCCCGCCGACAACGGCGGCTACTTCGACCAGGCCGTGCACGACGCCGCCCCGAACTTCCGCCGGCACGCGATCGACGCGCTCGAGCAGATGGGCATCTCGGTGGAGTTCAGCCACCACGAGGGCGCGCCGGGGCAGCAGGAGATCGACCTGCGTTACGCCGATGCGTTGTCCATGGCCGACAACGTCATGACGTTCCGGTACGTGGTCAAGGAGGTGGCACTCGGCGAGGGCGTGCGGGCGTCGTTCATGCCCAAGCCGTTCGCCGAGTACCCGGGCTCTGCCATGCACACCCACATGAGCCTGTTCGAGGGCGAGTCCAACGCCTTCCACAGCTCCGACGACCCGCTGCAGCTCTCCGACGTCGGCAAGGCCTTCATCGCCGGCATCCTGGAGCACGCCAGCGAGATCAGCGCCGTCACCAACCAGTGGGTGAACTCCTACAAGCGGCTGGTGCACGGCGGCGAGGCGCCGACCGCCGCGTCGTGGGGCGCGGCCAACCGCTCGGCCCTGGTGCGGGTGCCGATGTACACGCCGCGCAAGGCGTCGTCCCGACGCATCGAGGTGCGCAGCCCCGACTCCGCCTGCAACCCCTACCTGGCCTTCGCGGTGCTGCTCGCCGCCGGGCTGCGCGGCGTCGAGAAGAACTATCAGCTGGCCCCGGAGGCCGAGGACAACGTGTGGACGCTGACCCCCGAGGAGCGTCGCGCGATGGGCTACAAGGAGCTGCCCGGCAGCCTCGGCGTGGCGCTGAGCGAGATGGAGAACTCCGAGCTGGTGGCCGAGGCGCTCGGCGAACACGTCTTCGACTTCTTCCTGCGCAACAAGCGCACCGAGTGGGAGAACTACCGCAGCCACGTCACGCCGTTCGAGCTGAAGGCCTACCTGTCGCTGTGA
- a CDS encoding alpha/beta hydrolase, whose translation MIAMWRVGRFISAPLATMALAGVLCPTAAASPEGEAVASYGQPPAWGSCAAWVGDAGRIPTAQCGTIDVPVDYQNPTGPQAHLAVIRVPAAGEKLGVLMVNPGGPGASAVDTVAGMAAGLAGTEIAQRFDLVGFDPRGVGHSTPQVRCRTDAEFDAYRREPMVDYSPAGVAAIESIYAGVIQGCLDRTGRDFLAHVGTSSTAQDMDVVRAALGETQVNYLGYSYGTELGAAYAERYPERVRAMVLDGAVDPGSDPIGENVRQLAGFQTAFDAYAADCARSADCPLGQDPARFVARYHQLVDPLATTPAATGDPRGLSYSDAITGTANALYTQQYWKYLTSGLLGLARGTDPGDLLLLADDYQQRGPTGQYSNQQDAFTAIRCVDAPYPTDSAAWAEADRQARLVAPFMSYGAFTGYAPRDLCALWPVPPTSQPHPAVSPGPGKVVVVSTTRDPATPYQAGVELARELGASLITFDGTQHTVVFNGDACVDGAVVDFLVNSRPPVADLRC comes from the coding sequence ATGATCGCCATGTGGCGGGTGGGTAGGTTCATCTCGGCACCGCTCGCCACCATGGCGCTCGCGGGCGTGCTGTGTCCGACGGCGGCCGCGTCCCCCGAGGGCGAGGCCGTCGCGAGCTACGGGCAGCCGCCCGCGTGGGGGAGTTGCGCGGCCTGGGTGGGTGACGCCGGACGGATCCCGACCGCCCAGTGCGGCACCATCGACGTCCCCGTCGACTACCAGAACCCGACCGGTCCGCAGGCGCACCTCGCCGTGATCCGGGTGCCGGCCGCGGGCGAGAAGCTCGGCGTGCTGATGGTCAACCCGGGCGGGCCCGGCGCCTCGGCGGTCGACACCGTCGCCGGCATGGCGGCGGGCCTGGCAGGCACTGAGATCGCCCAGCGCTTCGACCTCGTCGGGTTCGACCCGCGCGGCGTCGGCCACTCCACCCCGCAGGTGCGGTGCCGCACCGACGCGGAGTTCGACGCGTACCGCCGTGAGCCAATGGTCGATTACAGCCCTGCGGGCGTCGCCGCGATCGAGTCGATCTACGCCGGGGTGATCCAGGGCTGCCTCGACCGCACCGGGCGCGACTTCCTCGCCCACGTCGGGACCAGCTCGACCGCTCAGGACATGGACGTCGTGCGGGCGGCGCTGGGGGAGACGCAGGTCAACTACCTCGGCTACTCCTACGGCACCGAGCTGGGCGCCGCCTATGCCGAGCGCTATCCGGAGCGGGTGCGCGCGATGGTGCTCGACGGTGCCGTGGACCCGGGGTCGGACCCGATCGGCGAGAACGTCCGCCAGCTCGCCGGCTTCCAGACCGCATTCGACGCCTACGCCGCGGACTGCGCACGGTCCGCGGACTGCCCGCTGGGACAGGACCCGGCACGGTTCGTCGCGCGCTACCACCAACTCGTCGACCCGCTGGCGACGACGCCGGCCGCCACGGGCGACCCGCGCGGGCTGAGCTACTCCGACGCCATCACCGGCACCGCCAACGCGCTGTACACCCAGCAGTACTGGAAGTACCTCACCAGCGGCCTGCTCGGCCTCGCGCGCGGGACCGACCCGGGCGACCTGCTGCTGCTCGCCGACGACTACCAGCAGCGCGGACCGACCGGGCAGTACTCCAACCAGCAGGACGCGTTCACCGCGATCCGGTGCGTCGACGCGCCGTACCCCACCGACTCCGCCGCATGGGCCGAGGCGGACCGGCAGGCGCGCCTCGTCGCACCGTTCATGTCCTACGGCGCCTTCACCGGGTACGCGCCGCGCGACCTGTGCGCGCTGTGGCCGGTGCCACCGACGTCGCAACCGCATCCCGCGGTGTCGCCCGGGCCGGGCAAGGTGGTGGTCGTCTCCACCACGCGGGACCCCGCGACGCCCTATCAGGCGGGTGTGGAGCTGGCACGCGAGCTGGGCGCATCGCTCATCACGTTCGACGGCACGCAGCACACCGTGGTGTTCAACGGGGACGCCTGCGTCGACGGCGCCGTGGTCGACTTCCTGGTGAACTCCCGACCGCCGGTGGCAGACCTGCGGTGCTAG